From Candidatus Poribacteria bacterium, the proteins below share one genomic window:
- a CDS encoding glycosyltransferase family 9 protein, with protein MPRGLLRSAPVRSVLRARLPADTQPLRVHGRPQPAGGRGSRRAHSRHESASLRCAVDRVLFIRPDGIGDMVCALPAFTAVRAAHRSAHIAVLASPLNAPILEHNPDVDEVLIYDARGGDRSLLARLRWMSRVRRMRFTCVFALRTATDTHAIAAASGAPMRVGYADKPFHPAFTHSERLGNRPGSIREVERNLRLLALVGVSARAAEPQMPLSSGERAAADESLGALRGSDAPFIGVHPGASSDDKRFPESRYADALNAATGSWAIAPHVLVFSGPGDEKRSRELASRLSLSSTVLAGLSLREMAAVASRCRMMVANDSGPMHIAAAVGTPLVAIFGHTDHVRWMPQSPTARLVRADSSQPDSIPLRPGMSLVETIPTAWVERAISELWRHVGT; from the coding sequence ATGCCACGAGGTCTTCTACGCTCGGCTCCCGTGCGCTCCGTGCTACGAGCGCGATTGCCCGCTGACACGCAACCGTTACGGGTGCATGGACGCCCACAGCCCGCAGGCGGTCGCGGAAGCCGTCGGGCGCATTCTCGGCACGAGTCAGCCAGTCTGAGGTGCGCCGTGGATCGTGTGCTGTTCATCCGACCCGACGGCATCGGCGACATGGTCTGTGCCCTGCCCGCGTTCACCGCCGTCCGCGCAGCCCACCGCTCAGCGCACATCGCCGTCCTGGCGAGTCCGTTGAACGCGCCCATCCTGGAACACAACCCCGACGTGGACGAAGTGCTGATCTATGATGCGCGCGGAGGCGACCGGTCCCTGCTCGCGCGGCTGCGATGGATGTCGCGAGTGCGTCGCATGCGGTTCACCTGCGTCTTCGCGCTCCGCACGGCGACGGACACCCACGCCATCGCAGCGGCATCCGGTGCGCCGATGCGTGTCGGCTATGCGGACAAGCCCTTCCATCCGGCGTTCACGCACTCCGAGCGCCTTGGGAACCGACCAGGATCGATCCGGGAAGTCGAGCGCAACTTGCGACTGCTCGCACTGGTCGGCGTGTCTGCGCGGGCGGCGGAACCGCAGATGCCGCTCTCGTCAGGCGAACGGGCTGCAGCCGATGAGTCTCTGGGAGCCCTGCGCGGTTCGGACGCTCCGTTCATCGGCGTCCATCCCGGAGCCAGCTCGGATGACAAACGGTTCCCGGAGTCACGGTACGCGGACGCCCTGAACGCGGCGACCGGCTCGTGGGCAATCGCGCCTCACGTCTTGGTGTTCTCCGGTCCGGGCGACGAAAAACGCAGCCGCGAACTGGCGTCGCGTCTGTCATTGTCGTCCACGGTTCTCGCCGGACTGTCGCTCCGCGAGATGGCGGCAGTCGCGTCGCGCTGCCGAATGATGGTCGCCAACGACTCGGGTCCGATGCACATCGCCGCCGCCGTGGGCACGCCTCTGGTAGCGATCTTTGGGCACACCGACCATGTGCGATGGATGCCTCAATCCCCGACCGCCCGGCTCGTGAGGGCGGACTCGTCCCAGCCTGACTCCATTCCCCTGCGCCCAGGCATGAGCCTGGTCGAGACCATCCCCACGGCGTGGGTGGAACGGGCGATCTCCGAGCTATGGAGGCACGTAGGAACCTGA
- a CDS encoding glycosyltransferase family 9 protein gives MTPGRSPRIYVTQTGGWIGDMVLMGPALRALKKRFPGSHVCLHVRSHVADMMASHPYLDEVLAWDKDGAESGWRSTWRWREQLSAGRWDIAVVAHPTSVRSAALAWASGIPVRVGGARVGWKPILTATVPDAGCHERDRYLRIVGLAGVPPVLDEERQTFFWHTAEHRLEAAAFLNARRGSPHKPLIAMNLGTTWRSKAWPVERFADVARHVARQGNDVVVTGGQSERAARDAFAQSMADVPFIDAVEAGDIFVLGALLEASDCCVTADSGPMHIAAAVGTPVVALFGSTSPSRHGPDGECHEVFYARLPCAPCYERDCPLTRNRYGCMDAHSPQAVAEAVGRILGTSQPV, from the coding sequence GTGACGCCGGGACGCAGCCCGCGCATCTACGTCACGCAGACGGGCGGCTGGATCGGCGACATGGTGCTGATGGGTCCCGCGTTGCGCGCCTTGAAAAAGCGCTTCCCGGGCAGCCACGTATGCCTTCACGTGCGATCTCACGTTGCCGACATGATGGCGTCCCACCCATACCTCGATGAGGTGCTCGCGTGGGACAAGGATGGCGCGGAGTCGGGTTGGCGCAGCACGTGGCGCTGGCGCGAGCAGTTGTCAGCCGGCAGGTGGGACATCGCGGTCGTGGCTCATCCGACGAGCGTCCGGTCGGCGGCGCTGGCGTGGGCGAGCGGTATCCCGGTTCGCGTTGGCGGCGCCCGCGTCGGCTGGAAGCCGATTCTCACGGCGACTGTGCCCGATGCGGGCTGTCACGAGCGCGATCGATATCTGCGCATCGTCGGATTGGCTGGCGTGCCCCCGGTTCTCGACGAAGAGCGCCAGACGTTCTTCTGGCACACGGCGGAGCACCGACTCGAGGCTGCTGCGTTCCTGAACGCCCGTCGCGGCAGTCCTCATAAGCCGCTCATCGCGATGAACCTCGGCACAACGTGGCGGTCGAAGGCGTGGCCCGTCGAGCGCTTCGCAGACGTTGCGCGGCACGTCGCCCGACAAGGCAACGATGTCGTCGTGACCGGAGGGCAGTCGGAGCGAGCCGCCCGCGATGCGTTCGCCCAGTCGATGGCAGACGTGCCGTTCATCGACGCCGTCGAAGCCGGGGACATTTTCGTCTTGGGAGCCCTCCTCGAGGCATCCGACTGCTGCGTGACGGCGGATTCGGGTCCCATGCACATCGCGGCGGCTGTCGGTACGCCGGTCGTCGCGTTGTTCGGGTCCACTAGCCCGAGTCGCCATGGTCCTGACGGCGAATGCCACGAGGTCTTCTACGCTCGGCTCCCGTGCGCTCCGTGCTACGAGCGCGATTGCCCGCTGACACGCAACCGTTACGGGTGCATGGACGCCCACAGCCCGCAGGCGGTCGCGGAAGCCGTCGGGCGCATTCTCGGCACGAGTCAGCCAGTCTGA
- a CDS encoding PLP-dependent aminotransferase family protein, with amino-acid sequence MSSLREINFTGGMPDPDTFPVEGLIGATARALRRVGGKTLVRYPGDHGDIELRRVAADRLASREGTRVPTDDIAIASGSMQAIDLVIRAYVKPGDTVICEETTYMGTLGALRHAGARLVGVPVDGDGMVTSELGKTLAGLTARGVHPALIYTVPTNQNPTGANLSKPRRRELVELAEKYDVLVFEDDCYADIHFEGEPIPSMYGIAPQGCVVHVGTFSKVVGPGMRLGYLIAPPSRMVPVLAGRFDGGTSAFASIVLAEYLRDHLWGHIATTNSAVRAKRDALVAGIRRYVPDLASCIPPFGGLFAWVRVPDSTDMDRLMAELARLRVLCTRGRTFHVQEQDIPYVRFSFGYPTLDEIDEGMRRFGQAVRASVPSAAVL; translated from the coding sequence ATGTCATCCCTCCGCGAGATCAACTTCACCGGCGGCATGCCCGATCCCGACACGTTTCCGGTGGAAGGGCTGATCGGTGCCACAGCGCGAGCCTTGCGCCGCGTCGGTGGCAAGACGCTCGTCCGCTACCCTGGGGACCACGGCGATATCGAGCTGCGCCGCGTGGCGGCAGATCGGTTGGCGTCGCGTGAAGGCACTCGAGTTCCTACGGACGACATCGCCATCGCCAGCGGATCCATGCAAGCCATCGACCTGGTGATCCGCGCGTACGTCAAGCCCGGCGACACCGTGATCTGCGAGGAAACAACCTACATGGGAACGCTGGGGGCTCTGCGACATGCCGGCGCGCGCCTCGTAGGAGTTCCCGTCGACGGCGACGGCATGGTGACGTCCGAGCTCGGCAAGACGCTGGCGGGCCTGACGGCTCGCGGCGTCCATCCGGCGCTCATCTACACGGTTCCGACGAACCAGAACCCGACGGGCGCGAACCTGTCGAAGCCTCGCCGCCGAGAGCTCGTCGAGCTCGCCGAGAAATACGATGTGCTCGTCTTCGAGGATGACTGCTACGCCGACATCCACTTCGAGGGTGAACCGATCCCGAGCATGTACGGGATCGCGCCGCAGGGATGCGTGGTCCACGTCGGCACGTTCTCGAAGGTCGTGGGACCCGGCATGCGGCTCGGATACCTCATCGCGCCGCCTTCGCGCATGGTGCCGGTTCTCGCCGGGCGGTTCGACGGGGGAACGAGCGCGTTCGCCAGCATCGTCCTTGCCGAGTACCTGCGCGACCATCTGTGGGGCCACATCGCGACGACCAACTCGGCAGTTCGCGCGAAACGTGACGCGCTTGTGGCGGGGATCCGCCGGTACGTGCCGGACCTCGCTTCGTGCATTCCGCCGTTCGGCGGCTTGTTCGCTTGGGTGCGCGTGCCCGATTCGACCGACATGGACCGCCTGATGGCGGAATTGGCGCGCCTGCGCGTGCTCTGCACTCGCGGACGCACGTTCCACGTCCAGGAGCAGGACATACCATATGTCCGGTTCTCGTTCGGGTATCCGACACTCGACGAGATCGACGAGGGCATGCGGCGCTTTGGGCAGGCGGTTCGGGCATCGGTTCCGTCAGCCGCCGTCTTGTGA
- a CDS encoding bifunctional nuclease family protein codes for MTSSRLLMLSRGPVNAGLFQVEDGCGIVASDDLACAARVPRADECQRALLRSRRSAMLPVEVAFISYDPRAQLAVVFLREMGPQVPKEPEGDAGAAPPRRLLPIWIGLPEANAIYLKIEGKEPLRPFTHDLMATILSTLEARVLSVTVHSLEEFVFHGRIEVEAAGKRLDIDARPSDAIALALRMEAPIFVEPSVMDESAITEADMQEMDKYALKHTLESLDEESYEEFKV; via the coding sequence ATGACATCGAGTCGTCTCCTTATGCTTTCACGCGGTCCCGTGAATGCCGGGCTCTTTCAGGTCGAGGACGGTTGTGGTATAGTTGCGAGTGACGACCTCGCCTGCGCCGCTCGGGTTCCGCGTGCCGACGAGTGCCAGCGTGCGTTGTTGCGGTCTAGGAGGTCTGCCATGTTGCCCGTTGAAGTCGCGTTCATCTCTTACGATCCGCGCGCGCAGCTCGCTGTCGTGTTTCTCCGCGAGATGGGCCCCCAGGTTCCCAAGGAACCCGAAGGCGACGCCGGCGCGGCTCCCCCGCGACGTTTGCTCCCGATCTGGATCGGCTTGCCCGAAGCGAACGCCATCTATCTCAAGATCGAGGGAAAAGAGCCTCTGCGGCCGTTCACCCACGACCTGATGGCGACGATACTCTCGACCCTTGAGGCACGCGTCCTTTCGGTGACGGTCCACTCGCTCGAAGAGTTCGTGTTCCACGGACGGATCGAGGTCGAGGCTGCAGGCAAAAGGCTGGACATCGACGCCCGGCCGAGCGACGCGATCGCTCTCGCGCTCCGCATGGAGGCGCCCATCTTCGTCGAGCCGTCCGTGATGGATGAATCGGCGATCACCGAAGCCGACATGCAAGAGATGGACAAGTACGCCCTCAAGCATACCTTGGAGTCCCTCGACGAGGAATCCTATGAGGAATTCAAGGTCTGA